One Mesorhizobium sp. L-2-11 genomic region harbors:
- a CDS encoding LuxR family transcriptional regulator — MADVTIEAVSAVVGQIYEAAYDQERWPDAVTGLRDLFGGSRSCIVRLSPETFDAVASDLDPEFTSQKGIEALLRDPLAAAAAAIPVGAVTHWPMGLDVAAFRRRELWQDWLRPRDMYHGLACNLLSSSSANWLLSIDRGSKQGAFDNADIDLLQKIVPHMLRAGQIGRQMESTSALASAFSHLPFGVFLVNGHQHIAQMNEAAEAMLARSDSPMKLNGGAIVASNPKDTQALQRLVEDACCLRDGTMPGAGGTLMVPSDHKRSDLTRLVLSVAPFVDARAYGLASERYAVIMVTEVARRIPDGFEQHVRSLFDLTSAEARLATGLASGRTLKEAAASSNITVKTCRTYLERIFSKTSTRQQSELVALLKSTEPLSGRGR; from the coding sequence ATGGCTGACGTCACCATCGAAGCGGTATCCGCTGTTGTCGGCCAGATCTACGAAGCTGCCTATGATCAGGAACGATGGCCCGACGCGGTGACCGGTCTGCGCGACCTGTTCGGCGGCTCGCGCTCCTGCATTGTGCGCCTCAGTCCGGAAACGTTCGATGCGGTTGCATCCGACCTGGACCCGGAATTCACTTCGCAAAAGGGCATCGAGGCTCTTCTGCGCGATCCCCTGGCTGCGGCGGCAGCCGCCATACCTGTCGGCGCGGTCACTCACTGGCCAATGGGCCTCGACGTGGCGGCGTTCCGCCGCCGCGAACTCTGGCAGGACTGGCTGAGGCCGCGCGACATGTACCACGGACTCGCCTGCAACCTGCTCTCTTCCAGCAGCGCAAACTGGCTGCTTAGTATAGATCGCGGTTCAAAGCAGGGGGCATTCGATAACGCCGATATCGACCTTTTGCAGAAGATCGTGCCGCATATGCTGCGCGCCGGGCAGATCGGTCGACAGATGGAGAGCACCTCGGCGCTGGCATCGGCCTTCTCGCACCTGCCGTTCGGTGTGTTTCTGGTAAACGGACATCAGCATATCGCGCAGATGAACGAAGCCGCCGAGGCAATGCTGGCGCGATCCGACAGCCCGATGAAGCTGAATGGCGGCGCAATCGTCGCCTCCAATCCCAAGGACACACAGGCGCTTCAGCGGCTGGTCGAGGACGCCTGTTGTTTGCGGGACGGCACGATGCCCGGAGCCGGAGGAACGTTGATGGTGCCGTCGGATCACAAGCGCTCTGACCTGACCCGACTAGTGCTGTCGGTCGCTCCATTCGTCGATGCCCGCGCCTATGGACTGGCGTCGGAACGTTACGCGGTGATCATGGTCACCGAGGTCGCCCGACGCATTCCCGATGGCTTCGAACAGCATGTGCGCAGCCTGTTCGACTTGACGTCGGCCGAAGCCCGGCTCGCAACCGGTTTGGCATCCGGGAGGACTCTGAAAGAAGCCGCGGCGAGCTCGAACATAACCGTGAAGACCTGCCGCACTTATCTGGAACGGATTTTTTCCAAGACCAGCACCCGTCAGCAGAGCGAATTGGTCGCGCTGCTCAAGAGCACGGAACCGCTGAGCGGCCGCGGCCGCTAG
- a CDS encoding DUF1013 domain-containing protein → MANTLLMPKATAVWLVDNTALSFEQIAQFCGLHPLEVKAIADGESAQGIKGMDPIMTGQLSRDEIARAEKDPNHRLKLSDPKVRVPESKRKGPRYTPLSKRQDRPNAILWLVRNHPELKDAQIARLVGTTKSTIDQIRDRKHWNSANLQPMDPVTLGLTSQIDLDMEVNRASRGREQAQPAGDTLLPAALTERLVPAPEKPKDEDAELDANAVFAKLSALKSKDEDKDEE, encoded by the coding sequence ATGGCCAATACGCTGCTGATGCCCAAGGCGACCGCCGTCTGGCTGGTCGACAACACCGCGCTGTCCTTCGAGCAGATCGCGCAGTTCTGCGGGCTGCATCCGCTCGAGGTCAAGGCGATCGCCGACGGCGAATCGGCGCAAGGCATCAAGGGTATGGACCCGATCATGACCGGCCAGCTGAGCCGCGACGAGATCGCACGCGCCGAGAAGGATCCGAACCATCGGCTAAAACTGTCCGACCCCAAGGTGCGGGTGCCGGAATCCAAGCGCAAGGGTCCGCGCTACACGCCGCTGTCGAAGCGCCAGGACCGACCCAACGCCATCCTGTGGCTGGTGCGCAACCATCCCGAGTTGAAGGACGCGCAGATCGCGCGCCTCGTCGGCACCACCAAGTCGACGATCGACCAGATCCGTGACAGGAAGCACTGGAACTCCGCCAATCTGCAGCCGATGGATCCGGTGACGCTGGGCCTCACCTCGCAGATCGACCTCGACATGGAAGTCAATCGCGCCTCGCGTGGCCGCGAGCAGGCACAGCCGGCCGGCGACACGCTGCTGCCGGCGGCTTTGACCGAGCGCCTCGTGCCGGCGCCGGAGAAGCCAAAGGACGAGGATGCCGAACTCGACGCCAACGCCGTCTTCGCCAAGCTCTCGGCGCTGAAGTCGAAGGACGAGGACAAGGACGAGGAGTAG
- a CDS encoding ring-cleaving dioxygenase, with protein sequence MSLQLTGIHHLTAITANAPGNLHFYTGILGMRLVKKTVNQDDTSAYHLFYADAEATPGTDLTFFDWPVGRERRGTNSIVRTSLRVASPESLAWWKQHLSGETVATGEIGDIGGYPSLDFEDPEGQRLRLVSDGGKGDSHPWAQSPIPIEHQIRGLGPIVISVPDITNTEIVLTRVMNMRKARDYASPDGQGQVHVFEMGEGGPAAELHVAVQPGLAPARQGAGAVHHVAFRAPDQKILHQWTARLAEFRLPSSGEVERYYFRSLYFREPNGILFEIATDGPGFTADEPLETLGESLALPPFLEPKRAAIEAGLKPLA encoded by the coding sequence ATGAGCCTGCAACTGACAGGAATTCACCATCTGACCGCAATCACCGCGAATGCGCCGGGAAACCTTCATTTCTACACCGGCATTTTGGGGATGCGGCTGGTCAAGAAGACGGTCAATCAGGACGACACGTCGGCCTATCACCTTTTCTATGCCGACGCCGAGGCGACGCCTGGCACCGATCTTACCTTCTTCGATTGGCCGGTCGGACGCGAACGGCGCGGCACCAACAGCATTGTGCGGACCAGCCTGAGGGTCGCCAGCCCTGAAAGCCTTGCCTGGTGGAAGCAGCACCTGTCCGGCGAGACCGTCGCGACGGGAGAGATCGGCGATATCGGCGGCTACCCGTCGCTGGACTTCGAAGACCCGGAAGGCCAGCGCCTGCGTCTCGTCAGCGATGGCGGCAAGGGCGACAGTCATCCCTGGGCTCAAAGCCCGATCCCCATCGAGCACCAGATACGCGGGCTCGGGCCTATCGTCATCAGCGTTCCCGACATCACCAACACTGAAATCGTGCTGACCAGGGTGATGAACATGCGCAAGGCGCGGGACTATGCCTCGCCGGATGGTCAGGGCCAGGTTCACGTCTTCGAGATGGGAGAAGGCGGCCCGGCGGCGGAGCTCCATGTCGCTGTGCAGCCGGGCCTTGCGCCGGCACGGCAGGGCGCCGGTGCGGTCCACCACGTCGCATTCAGGGCGCCGGACCAGAAGATTTTACATCAATGGACGGCGCGGCTGGCCGAGTTCCGCCTGCCGTCAAGCGGTGAGGTCGAACGATACTACTTCCGCTCGCTCTATTTCCGGGAGCCGAACGGCATATTGTTCGAGATTGCCACCGACGGCCCAGGGTTCACGGCCGACGAGCCGCTGGAAACGCTGGGCGAAAGCCTGGCCTTGCCACCGTTCCTCGAACCGAAACGGGCCGCGATCGAGGCCGGCCTCAAGCCGCTGGCATAA
- a CDS encoding DJ-1/PfpI family protein, whose translation MSEQKTIGFLFIDRFADWEYGLLAASAVEWFGARAVSLAPNGKPVTSASGFMLTPDHSTAVDENTDLDAVAVIGSDQWVDAPPDVSALLTAIATRGGVVGGICAGTLALARAGLFGNAKHTSNGRDWINEKEPGYPGAQNYQDVPYAVADGRIVSAPGSAPGTFALAYLKTLYPQRSSDLAEMRTLFAKEYTEGEFAETS comes from the coding sequence ATGTCCGAACAGAAAACCATCGGCTTTCTTTTCATCGATCGCTTCGCCGACTGGGAATACGGGCTGCTGGCGGCTTCGGCGGTCGAATGGTTCGGCGCACGCGCGGTGTCGCTGGCGCCGAACGGCAAGCCGGTGACTTCGGCCAGCGGATTTATGCTGACGCCCGACCACTCCACCGCGGTTGATGAAAACACCGATCTTGACGCCGTCGCGGTCATCGGCTCCGACCAGTGGGTCGATGCCCCACCTGACGTCTCCGCACTGCTGACAGCGATTGCGACGCGCGGCGGCGTGGTCGGCGGCATCTGCGCGGGCACGCTGGCACTGGCGCGTGCCGGCCTGTTCGGCAACGCCAAACACACCAGCAATGGTCGTGACTGGATCAACGAAAAGGAACCGGGCTATCCGGGCGCCCAGAACTATCAGGACGTGCCCTATGCCGTCGCCGACGGTCGCATCGTGTCCGCGCCGGGTTCGGCTCCCGGCACCTTCGCTCTTGCCTATTTGAAGACGCTCTATCCCCAGAGAAGCAGCGACCTCGCTGAGATGCGCACACTGTTCGCCAAGGAGTATACCGAAGGAGAGTTTGCTGAAACCTCCTGA
- a CDS encoding LysE family transporter — MLETGHAVAVGLFPFAISYALVAMLPGANFAVVAQAGLTASRATALSAAAGSALGASSLAMVAATGAAALPPEGIAHQTAASLYGAMLVFIGWNSMRRALSISIGADEPKPLPIVRYFRLGFVTAAANPATALFFATSTLNLNARGGTHLSVVALVFAIAIAWFGLLGLSISQPATRRFYSRFRKPADIVLGGALVALGFAALGY; from the coding sequence ATGTTGGAAACCGGGCACGCTGTCGCGGTGGGGTTGTTTCCGTTCGCCATTTCCTATGCGCTTGTGGCAATGCTCCCGGGCGCCAATTTTGCTGTCGTCGCGCAGGCCGGGCTAACCGCTTCGCGTGCCACAGCACTTTCGGCTGCCGCCGGCAGTGCCCTGGGTGCGAGTTCGCTGGCGATGGTCGCCGCGACGGGCGCCGCAGCGCTGCCGCCGGAGGGCATTGCGCACCAGACTGCCGCCAGCCTTTATGGCGCAATGCTGGTCTTCATCGGCTGGAATTCGATGCGGCGGGCGCTGTCCATCTCGATCGGCGCTGACGAGCCGAAGCCGCTTCCAATCGTCCGGTACTTCCGGCTGGGGTTTGTCACGGCGGCGGCAAATCCGGCCACCGCGCTGTTTTTCGCAACCTCGACGCTGAATTTAAATGCTCGCGGGGGGACTCACCTCTCCGTGGTCGCACTGGTGTTTGCCATTGCGATCGCCTGGTTTGGTCTTCTCGGTCTTTCCATTTCCCAACCGGCCACACGACGATTCTACAGTCGTTTCCGAAAGCCTGCGGACATCGTGCTGGGAGGAGCCCTGGTGGCGCTCGGCTTTGCCGCACTTGGCTATTGA
- a CDS encoding DUF1127 domain-containing protein: protein MNPIRAFRNWRMYNETVRELNRLNARELNDLGINRADIERIARKTL, encoded by the coding sequence ATGAACCCGATCCGTGCTTTCCGTAACTGGCGCATGTACAATGAAACCGTGCGCGAACTGAACCGCCTGAACGCCCGCGAGCTCAACGACCTCGGCATCAACCGTGCTGACATCGAGAGGATCGCCCGCAAGACGCTTTGA
- a CDS encoding helix-turn-helix transcriptional regulator, whose amino-acid sequence MRRADRLFQIVQHLRGGRLVTAQKLGTWLEVSERTIYRDIADLQSTGVPIDGEAGVGYMMREGFDLPPLMFTRDEIVALVAGARMVRAFGGAAMARAADEALIKIGAVLPDAEKDRIARTEIHTPMWVVSDAAREAIDLIERAVEKRQVLTIDYSDEAGRSTARDIRPLGLWFWGKVWTLVAWCEMRDDFRAFRIDRIASVVIAGRIFKPERGKQLADFYRAVERSEDYGMAPDRAART is encoded by the coding sequence ATGCGCCGCGCCGACAGGCTCTTCCAGATCGTGCAGCATCTGCGCGGTGGCCGTCTGGTCACCGCCCAGAAGCTGGGCACGTGGCTCGAGGTTTCCGAGCGAACCATCTACCGCGACATCGCCGACCTGCAGTCGACGGGCGTGCCGATCGACGGCGAGGCCGGCGTCGGCTACATGATGAGGGAGGGTTTCGACCTTCCGCCGCTGATGTTCACGCGTGACGAGATCGTCGCGCTGGTCGCCGGCGCCCGCATGGTGCGTGCGTTTGGCGGCGCTGCGATGGCGCGGGCCGCCGACGAGGCGCTGATAAAGATCGGCGCCGTGCTGCCCGATGCCGAAAAGGACCGCATCGCCCGCACCGAGATCCACACGCCGATGTGGGTGGTGAGCGACGCCGCCCGCGAAGCAATCGACCTGATCGAGCGCGCGGTGGAAAAACGCCAGGTGCTGACCATCGACTACTCAGACGAAGCAGGCCGCAGCACCGCGCGCGACATCAGACCATTGGGTCTGTGGTTCTGGGGCAAGGTGTGGACGCTGGTCGCCTGGTGCGAGATGCGCGACGACTTTCGCGCTTTCCGCATCGACCGCATCGCTTCAGTGGTCATAGCAGGCCGCATCTTCAAGCCGGAGCGCGGCAAGCAACTCGCCGATTTTTACCGCGCGGTGGAGCGCAGCGAGGACTACGGCATGGCGCCGGACCGCGCCGCGCGAACCTAG
- a CDS encoding NAD(P)H-quinone oxidoreductase, with the protein MASGQDKIPAKMTAIAISEPGGPRVLKPETRDVPVPGPGEILIRVRAAGINRPDVQQRKGVYPPPPGASDLPGLEASGEVAALGDEISRWRVGDRVCALTPGGGYAEYVKVHAGSVLPLPAGFTHTEAAAVPENYFTVWHNVFERGALKSGETLLVHGGSSGIGTTAIQLASAFGAYVITTAGSREKCDACLNLGADRAINYREEDFVAAVKEATAGRGANVILDMVGGDYVARNYEAAAVEGRIVQIATQGGAVASADFRKMMAKRLTHTGSMLRPRSVEFKAAIAAALEAQVWPLLGTRKVAPVMDMIFPLKEAWRAHERMEDGDHIGKIVLDVG; encoded by the coding sequence ATGGCGAGCGGACAGGACAAGATTCCGGCGAAGATGACGGCCATCGCGATCTCGGAACCCGGCGGACCGCGGGTGCTGAAACCGGAAACGCGCGACGTGCCCGTGCCCGGTCCCGGCGAAATCCTGATCCGGGTGCGCGCCGCCGGCATCAACCGGCCGGATGTGCAGCAACGCAAGGGCGTCTACCCGCCGCCGCCTGGTGCGTCGGACCTGCCGGGCCTCGAAGCGTCGGGCGAAGTTGCAGCTCTTGGCGACGAGATATCGCGCTGGCGCGTCGGCGACCGGGTCTGCGCGCTGACGCCCGGCGGCGGCTATGCCGAGTACGTCAAGGTCCATGCCGGCAGCGTGCTGCCGCTGCCCGCCGGGTTTACCCATACCGAAGCGGCGGCGGTACCGGAAAACTACTTCACCGTCTGGCATAATGTCTTCGAGCGCGGCGCCCTAAAGAGCGGCGAGACGCTGCTCGTGCATGGCGGCTCGTCCGGGATCGGCACCACGGCGATCCAGCTCGCCTCGGCCTTCGGCGCCTATGTCATTACCACCGCCGGCAGCCGGGAGAAGTGCGACGCCTGTCTGAACCTCGGCGCCGACCGGGCGATCAACTACCGCGAGGAGGATTTCGTCGCGGCGGTCAAGGAGGCGACCGCTGGCCGCGGCGCAAACGTCATCCTCGACATGGTCGGCGGCGACTATGTGGCGCGAAACTACGAGGCCGCGGCGGTGGAGGGCCGCATCGTCCAGATCGCCACGCAGGGCGGGGCGGTGGCTAGCGCCGATTTCAGGAAGATGATGGCCAAGCGGCTCACCCACACCGGCTCGATGCTGCGGCCGCGCAGCGTCGAATTCAAGGCGGCGATCGCCGCAGCACTGGAGGCGCAGGTGTGGCCGCTGCTCGGCACCCGCAAGGTAGCACCGGTCATGGACATGATCTTTCCGCTCAAGGAAGCGTGGCGGGCGCATGAGCGGATGGAGGACGGCGACCACATCGGCAAGATCGTGCTCGATGTCGGCTGA